Proteins co-encoded in one Cytophaga hutchinsonii ATCC 33406 genomic window:
- a CDS encoding DUF3127 domain-containing protein, translating into MEISGKIIALLPEQSGQGKNGTWKKQEYILETTGQYPKKVCFSVWGDKIDQFNVKSGDAVEVSFDVESREYNQRWYTELRAWKVAKQGSAGNDGPPNFPPPSDDFMEKADDGDLPF; encoded by the coding sequence ATGGAAATTAGCGGAAAAATAATTGCCTTGCTTCCGGAACAAAGCGGACAAGGTAAAAATGGCACCTGGAAAAAACAGGAGTATATTCTTGAAACAACAGGGCAATACCCTAAAAAAGTATGTTTCTCTGTTTGGGGTGATAAAATAGATCAGTTCAATGTTAAATCGGGAGACGCTGTTGAAGTGTCTTTTGATGTTGAAAGCAGAGAATACAATCAGCGTTGGTATACAGAGTTGAGAGCATGGAAAGTTGCTAAACAAGGCAGTGCCGGAAATGACGGCCCGCCGAACTTCCCTCCTCCATCCGACGATTTTATGGAAAAAGCAGACGATGGCGATTTGCCATTCTAA
- a CDS encoding T9SS type A sorting domain-containing protein: MKKILQLLGLTIISSSAFAQTQVPNADFENWTLYKPAYNYYAANDWSDGAACVSVNGGTESCQFVNRRTTNAQSGTYALQHFDVAFASQGGGSSVNALPFWNLDENFDGVAFTGRPTSVSFYYKYATDDNQPMSIEFMLYSGNLLGDPTMIGVATFDFSTVQSTYKKVDLDFTYTSTDVPTNIFIKSDFSGDGNPKTALDTLTWDNIVFNYTATDVTDKSSPDYFTVSTSNKVLSTSRDIHAVTILDYTGRTVASFENTSSNFDVAQLKTGIYILTGTINTTPFSRKIIIE, from the coding sequence ATGAAAAAAATTTTACAGCTTCTTGGATTAACAATCATTTCGTCATCTGCATTTGCTCAGACTCAAGTGCCGAATGCTGATTTTGAAAACTGGACATTATATAAGCCCGCATATAATTATTATGCTGCAAACGATTGGAGTGATGGGGCCGCTTGCGTTTCAGTAAATGGCGGTACAGAATCCTGTCAATTTGTAAACAGACGCACAACCAATGCACAATCCGGTACATATGCACTGCAGCATTTTGATGTAGCATTCGCTTCGCAGGGAGGAGGGTCAAGTGTAAATGCGCTTCCTTTCTGGAACCTTGATGAAAACTTTGATGGTGTTGCTTTTACTGGTCGTCCTACATCTGTATCGTTTTACTATAAGTATGCAACAGATGACAACCAACCTATGTCTATTGAATTTATGTTATATTCCGGTAACCTTTTGGGTGACCCTACTATGATTGGTGTCGCTACGTTTGATTTTTCAACTGTACAGAGTACATATAAAAAAGTGGATCTGGATTTTACTTATACCAGCACAGATGTACCAACAAACATTTTTATCAAAAGTGATTTTTCAGGAGATGGTAATCCTAAAACAGCGCTTGATACGTTAACGTGGGACAATATTGTGTTCAATTATACAGCTACTGATGTAACCGACAAGTCAAGTCCTGATTATTTTACAGTTTCTACTTCTAATAAGGTATTGTCAACGTCAAGAGATATTCATGCCGTTACGATATTAGACTACACAGGAAGAACCGTTGCTTCTTTTGAGAATACATCCAGTAATTTTGATGTTGCTCAGTTGAAAACTGGTATCTATATCTTAACCGGAACAATTAATACCACTCCGTTTTCAAGGAAAATAATTATTGAATAA
- a CDS encoding glycoside hydrolase family 3 N-terminal domain-containing protein: protein MNKKQLLWILSIGTIVCGISCTKTEKPAADAIEKIISEMSLEEKVGQMTNLTLATIANEVDSTVVVDTAKLNDVILKHHVGSIQNVLTHAYTLNEWHSIIEPIQKLTLEKTRHKIPFLYCIDAVHGANYVYGATIFPHNIGLAATRNRTLVKEAGAITAVQTRAAGIRYNFAPVLDVGRNQLWSRFGETFGEDTYIATEMGLASIRGFEGGDVSSPLHVAACMKHFIGYSVPQNGKDRAPAYIPEIILREHFLPSFKAAVNEGTHTLMVNSGEINGTPVHASKYLLTDVLRTELGFKGVVITDWLDILKLKERHQVAETHKDAVYLAVTAGIDMCIVPFDFSFTDDLIALVKEGRISEERINESVRRILQLKKDLGLFEHPYLEEQAVKAFSDQAYSNTALQLARESVTLLKNENGILPLTDKQKILVTGPFANTLSELHGAWSYSWQGNIERLYPDTLNTIAEVFKKETPATSIFDLSAWTKSNGWNKGALIKAARAADVLVVCAGEAAYAETPGNIPDLAFDSVQVEVIKELSKTGKPIVLVLLEGRPRIIREIEPYCNAVVLAYWPGAQGAQAIYDVLYGRYNPSGKLPFTYPRYSGTLLTYDHKLLDEAVEIVEPYQYFYEFNPQYAFGYGLSYTTFSYSALKISSDTLVANDSLTVSITVTNTGKLDGQEVVELYSRDLVASITPSVKRLRRFEKIALHAGESKTVDFVLTKADLAFVGQDLKTVTEQGAFEISIQKQKTTIYYK from the coding sequence ATGAATAAAAAACAGCTCCTCTGGATACTATCTATAGGTACAATTGTTTGCGGTATTTCGTGTACAAAAACAGAAAAACCTGCAGCAGATGCCATTGAAAAAATAATCTCTGAAATGTCGCTGGAGGAAAAGGTCGGACAAATGACCAACCTTACCCTTGCAACCATTGCCAATGAAGTGGACAGCACAGTGGTTGTAGATACAGCAAAACTAAATGATGTGATTTTAAAACATCATGTCGGCTCTATTCAGAATGTACTTACACATGCGTATACATTAAATGAATGGCATTCGATCATTGAACCGATACAGAAATTAACGCTTGAAAAAACGCGCCATAAAATTCCCTTTTTATATTGCATTGATGCGGTACACGGCGCAAATTATGTATATGGCGCAACTATTTTTCCGCACAACATTGGCCTTGCGGCAACACGCAACCGCACGCTTGTAAAAGAAGCGGGCGCAATCACAGCCGTGCAGACAAGAGCTGCAGGGATCCGTTATAATTTTGCGCCAGTGCTGGATGTCGGTCGCAATCAGTTATGGTCACGCTTTGGCGAAACATTCGGGGAAGACACCTACATCGCAACTGAAATGGGGCTTGCATCCATTCGTGGTTTTGAAGGCGGAGATGTTTCAAGTCCCTTGCATGTAGCAGCCTGTATGAAACATTTTATCGGCTATTCGGTTCCGCAAAATGGCAAAGACCGCGCCCCGGCATATATTCCTGAAATTATATTGAGAGAACATTTTCTGCCTTCATTCAAAGCAGCGGTAAATGAGGGCACACATACGTTAATGGTAAACTCCGGTGAAATTAATGGCACACCGGTACACGCCAGCAAATATTTATTAACCGATGTATTGCGCACAGAGCTTGGATTTAAAGGAGTAGTAATAACAGACTGGCTGGATATTTTAAAATTAAAAGAAAGACATCAGGTAGCAGAAACGCATAAAGATGCCGTATATCTGGCTGTAACCGCTGGGATTGACATGTGTATCGTGCCATTTGACTTCAGCTTTACAGATGATCTGATTGCTTTGGTAAAAGAAGGAAGGATTTCAGAAGAGCGCATAAATGAATCGGTAAGAAGAATCTTACAATTGAAAAAAGACCTTGGCTTATTTGAACATCCATATCTGGAAGAGCAAGCTGTGAAAGCCTTTTCAGATCAGGCATACAGCAACACCGCGCTGCAGCTGGCAAGAGAATCTGTAACCCTTTTGAAAAATGAAAACGGGATATTGCCATTAACGGACAAACAGAAAATTTTAGTTACCGGCCCGTTCGCAAACACACTTTCAGAACTACACGGAGCCTGGTCGTACTCGTGGCAGGGGAACATAGAACGCTTATACCCGGACACACTGAATACCATTGCGGAAGTATTTAAAAAAGAAACACCAGCAACAAGTATATTCGATCTTTCTGCATGGACGAAATCAAACGGATGGAATAAAGGTGCGCTTATAAAAGCTGCACGTGCTGCTGATGTACTTGTAGTTTGTGCAGGTGAAGCGGCGTATGCAGAAACACCCGGCAACATACCTGACTTAGCGTTTGACTCTGTTCAGGTTGAAGTGATAAAAGAACTTTCAAAAACCGGCAAACCAATTGTACTTGTTTTACTGGAAGGTCGTCCGCGGATTATCCGCGAGATAGAACCCTATTGCAATGCGGTTGTACTGGCTTACTGGCCCGGCGCACAGGGCGCGCAGGCCATATATGACGTATTATATGGCCGTTACAACCCAAGCGGAAAACTACCATTTACCTATCCGCGCTACAGCGGCACGTTACTTACATACGATCATAAATTACTTGATGAAGCGGTAGAAATTGTTGAACCCTATCAATATTTTTACGAATTTAATCCTCAATATGCGTTCGGTTATGGTTTATCGTATACAACCTTTAGTTACAGTGCACTTAAAATTAGCTCCGACACATTGGTTGCCAACGACAGCTTAACGGTTTCCATCACTGTAACAAACACAGGCAAACTGGATGGGCAGGAAGTGGTTGAACTCTATTCAAGAGATTTGGTTGCTTCCATAACACCAAGTGTAAAAAGGCTTAGAAGGTTTGAGAAAATTGCATTGCACGCAGGCGAATCTAAAACGGTTGATTTCGTTTTAACAAAAGCAGATCTTGCATTTGTAGGCCAGGATTTAAAGACAGTTACAGAACAAGGCGCATTTGAAATCAGCATTCAAAAACAAAAAACAACTATTTATTATAAATAA
- a CDS encoding metal-dependent hydrolase, producing the protein MDILIHTLSGTATAALISTFTKAKTKTKLSLILLGGFAGALPDIDAISLWSGFDSTIGKWLHLKHTGMEIYFGKFWYSHHGFFHSLLAAALLAAVFICLRKLFFKEESWKKYISMPQTKWILLLFFCSYVSHLIGDLPTPAAAWGGVRLFFPFEVYIGGFGTTWWWNNYDVFLSLLTATILLVILTLIEGNIFQKDYVRMSVLIYVCCVSFCTYFVTHRSISYAYEGNTLRYAFYERTSKMDQYSRLRKPLFKIMTTFDNKLPVYF; encoded by the coding sequence ATGGATATTCTTATTCACACCTTATCAGGAACAGCTACAGCGGCTTTAATAAGCACTTTTACAAAAGCGAAAACAAAAACCAAACTTTCGCTGATTCTCCTGGGCGGGTTTGCAGGTGCATTGCCGGATATAGATGCCATAAGTTTATGGTCCGGATTTGATTCCACAATCGGTAAATGGCTGCATTTAAAACATACAGGAATGGAAATTTATTTTGGAAAATTCTGGTATTCACACCATGGTTTTTTTCATTCCTTACTGGCAGCTGCATTGCTGGCGGCTGTTTTTATTTGTCTGCGGAAATTATTTTTTAAAGAAGAAAGCTGGAAAAAATATATTAGCATGCCACAAACAAAATGGATCCTGCTTTTATTTTTCTGCTCATATGTGTCTCACTTAATAGGTGATCTGCCCACACCTGCTGCTGCATGGGGAGGGGTGCGGCTGTTTTTCCCATTCGAGGTCTATATCGGCGGCTTCGGAACAACGTGGTGGTGGAACAATTACGATGTGTTTTTAAGCCTTTTAACAGCCACAATACTACTCGTTATACTGACGTTGATAGAAGGAAACATTTTCCAAAAGGATTATGTACGGATGAGTGTTTTAATATATGTATGCTGCGTTTCTTTCTGCACGTATTTTGTTACACACAGATCTATAAGTTATGCGTATGAAGGAAATACACTCAGATATGCGTTTTATGAACGCACATCCAAAATGGACCAATACTCAAGACTACGAAAACCCTTATTCAAGATTATGACTACGTTCGACAACAAATTACCGGTCTATTTTTAA
- a CDS encoding amino acid permease gives MFSSLFKTKSIQSILKEEKGELKKTLTATSLVLLGIGAIIGAGIFSLTGIAAAENAGPAVTISFVVAGLGCAFAGLCYAEFASMLPIAGSAYTYSYATLGEFIAWIIGWDLVLEYAVGAATVAISWSRYLIKLLEKLGVDHIPYQWMMSPFETHRVNGTELHGIVNIPAIFITCLMSLVLIRGMKESAKLNNVIVALKITVVIAFIILGWSYMDPINHADYVPDNTGVFEHFGWTGVMTGAAVVFFSFIGFDAVSTAAQEAKNPQRDMPIGILGSLVICTILYVLFSYVMTGLENYQNFKGEAAPVALAIAATPYAFFQELIIIAILAGYTSVIMVLLMGQSRVFFSMSKDGLVPAIFSEVHPKYQTPWKSNILFAILVSLFAGLVPVSVVGEMTSIGTLFAFVLVCIGVLVLRKKQPDAPRAFRTPWVPFVPIMGIVVCLYLMYALPIDTWIRLIVWMAIGIAIYFLYSRHHSKIRNSN, from the coding sequence ATGTTCTCATCCCTTTTTAAAACGAAAAGCATTCAATCCATTCTTAAAGAAGAAAAAGGAGAGCTCAAAAAAACCCTTACCGCAACAAGCCTTGTATTACTAGGAATCGGTGCAATTATCGGTGCCGGAATTTTTTCCCTTACAGGTATCGCCGCAGCTGAAAATGCTGGTCCGGCTGTAACCATTTCCTTTGTTGTTGCCGGATTAGGCTGTGCGTTTGCCGGATTATGTTATGCGGAATTTGCTTCTATGTTACCGATTGCCGGAAGCGCATACACCTATTCATACGCTACTCTTGGCGAATTTATCGCCTGGATCATAGGCTGGGATCTGGTTCTTGAATATGCCGTAGGCGCAGCTACCGTTGCCATAAGCTGGTCACGTTACTTAATTAAGCTGCTTGAAAAACTTGGTGTAGATCACATTCCTTATCAATGGATGATGTCACCGTTTGAAACACATAGGGTAAACGGAACAGAATTGCATGGCATCGTTAACATTCCCGCAATTTTTATCACGTGCCTGATGTCATTAGTCCTGATCCGGGGAATGAAAGAATCTGCAAAATTGAACAATGTTATTGTAGCATTAAAAATAACCGTTGTAATTGCATTCATTATTTTAGGCTGGAGCTACATGGACCCAATCAACCATGCTGATTATGTACCGGACAATACAGGTGTTTTTGAGCACTTTGGCTGGACAGGCGTAATGACCGGCGCTGCAGTTGTATTTTTCTCTTTTATTGGTTTTGATGCCGTTTCCACCGCTGCACAGGAAGCTAAAAATCCACAGCGCGATATGCCTATCGGCATACTGGGCTCCCTGGTTATCTGCACGATCTTATATGTATTGTTTTCCTATGTAATGACTGGCCTTGAAAATTATCAGAACTTTAAAGGTGAAGCAGCACCGGTTGCCTTAGCGATCGCGGCTACGCCATATGCCTTTTTCCAGGAACTGATTATCATAGCAATTCTTGCAGGTTACACATCTGTGATCATGGTATTATTAATGGGTCAGTCCCGTGTGTTCTTTAGCATGTCTAAAGATGGTCTTGTACCGGCAATCTTTTCAGAAGTACATCCGAAATACCAGACACCATGGAAATCAAATATTCTGTTTGCCATATTGGTGAGTTTGTTTGCAGGCCTGGTGCCTGTTTCAGTAGTAGGAGAGATGACAAGCATTGGCACCTTGTTCGCTTTTGTACTGGTATGTATAGGTGTATTGGTGCTGCGCAAAAAGCAGCCGGATGCACCAAGAGCGTTCCGTACACCATGGGTACCGTTTGTGCCAATCATGGGTATTGTTGTGTGCCTGTACCTGATGTACGCGCTTCCAATAGACACCTGGATCCGTTTGATTGTATGGATGGCAATTGGTATCGCTATTTACTTTTTATACAGCAGACACCATAGTAAGATCCGTAACAGTAATTAA
- a CDS encoding MotA/TolQ/ExbB proton channel family protein has product MLQSILLQIQTVAVSDSTGVASGAPAAESLSLLSILMKGGYLMIPILILSVAALAIFIERFLYIKNAGKTDEHMLETIKDKIKEGKLDDAKSICARSTGVTARVFEKALNRLGSPVRDIESIMESVSNIEVNRMEKNLGLLAAIAAIAPMFGFLGTVVGMIKSFYNISIANDISIGIIAGGIYEKMITSASGLVVGVIAYMMYTYLNHRIDSVIAKLEDNSVDFLDTLYKPSRS; this is encoded by the coding sequence ATGTTACAATCCATCTTATTACAAATTCAAACAGTTGCAGTATCAGATTCAACAGGAGTAGCTTCAGGAGCACCTGCTGCTGAATCACTTTCATTATTATCTATCCTGATGAAAGGTGGATACCTGATGATCCCGATCCTGATTTTGTCTGTAGCCGCACTTGCTATTTTTATCGAACGTTTTTTATACATTAAAAATGCCGGTAAAACAGATGAGCATATGCTGGAAACGATAAAAGATAAAATCAAAGAAGGGAAACTGGATGATGCTAAAAGTATTTGTGCACGCTCTACAGGTGTTACAGCCAGAGTATTTGAAAAGGCATTAAATCGTTTGGGTTCACCGGTACGTGATATTGAAAGTATTATGGAAAGCGTTTCAAACATTGAAGTGAACCGCATGGAAAAAAACCTTGGCTTGCTTGCCGCAATAGCCGCTATTGCGCCAATGTTTGGTTTCCTTGGAACAGTTGTAGGTATGATTAAATCATTTTATAACATTTCAATCGCTAACGACATCAGTATCGGGATCATTGCGGGTGGTATTTATGAAAAAATGATCACATCGGCATCAGGTCTCGTAGTTGGTGTAATTGCCTATATGATGTATACGTATTTGAATCACAGAATAGACAGCGTTATAGCAAAACTTGAAGATAACAGCGTTGACTTTCTGGACACACTCTATAAGCCTTCACGTTCATGA
- a CDS encoding SIMPL domain-containing protein — translation MKHLITSIVFICTIGAAFAQVPGPVQKRISVTGTAEMEVVPDEIYFRVVIKEYLKDKNKVVIEKLEKELNQAVTAAGITKEDFMVEQVNGLSWSRKKKDGAELYNSKSYIIKVSTPGKMDEILDKVNAESIYSVEIRNYSHSKITEYKKQLKIEAIKAAKAKATYLLEAIDEKIGGAVEISEYDNISYNQPVYSNQVNVRNSMSYQESYADSDIGFQKIKLQFQVNATFAIQ, via the coding sequence ATGAAGCATCTAATTACTTCAATCGTTTTTATCTGTACAATCGGCGCAGCGTTTGCGCAGGTACCGGGTCCTGTTCAAAAGAGAATTTCCGTAACCGGTACTGCCGAAATGGAAGTCGTTCCCGACGAAATTTATTTCAGGGTGGTGATTAAAGAGTATTTAAAAGACAAAAATAAAGTTGTGATTGAAAAGCTTGAAAAAGAATTAAACCAGGCTGTAACTGCTGCCGGCATTACAAAAGAAGACTTTATGGTTGAGCAGGTGAATGGCTTAAGCTGGAGCAGAAAAAAGAAAGATGGTGCTGAATTGTACAATTCTAAAAGCTATATCATTAAAGTATCAACCCCTGGAAAGATGGACGAAATACTGGATAAAGTAAATGCAGAATCCATCTACTCGGTTGAAATCCGGAATTATTCGCATTCTAAAATTACAGAATACAAAAAACAATTAAAAATCGAAGCCATCAAAGCGGCTAAAGCAAAAGCAACATATCTGCTTGAAGCGATCGATGAGAAAATCGGTGGTGCTGTTGAAATAAGTGAATACGATAATATCTCCTATAATCAACCTGTTTATTCGAACCAGGTGAATGTTCGCAACTCCATGAGCTACCAAGAAAGCTACGCGGATTCAGATATAGGTTTTCAGAAAATCAAATTACAGTTTCAGGTGAATGCAACGTTTGCCATTCAATAA
- a CDS encoding ExbD/TolR family protein, translated as MKIKRRKRGHAAMEASSLADILFFLMLFFLMVSTLASQNALGILLPESRTGKTMHQELLNVSINAKREYYIDGKQISFSEYEQILKQKSMTSTNITIALRIDQSVPVEELINAVDVINLYKLRSVIATAKKE; from the coding sequence ATGAAAATAAAAAGAAGAAAAAGAGGCCATGCCGCTATGGAGGCATCTTCTTTGGCAGATATATTATTCTTCCTGATGTTATTCTTCCTGATGGTTTCAACATTAGCCAGCCAGAATGCATTAGGCATTTTGCTTCCTGAATCAAGAACAGGAAAAACAATGCATCAGGAACTATTGAATGTTTCGATCAATGCAAAAAGAGAATATTATATAGACGGCAAACAGATTTCTTTTAGCGAATACGAACAAATACTAAAGCAAAAGAGCATGACATCTACAAACATTACGATTGCATTGCGCATCGACCAGAGTGTTCCGGTAGAAGAACTCATCAATGCAGTAGACGTGATCAATTTATACAAACTCCGCTCGGTGATTGCCACTGCTAAAAAAGAATAA
- a CDS encoding DUF4190 domain-containing protein — MKYLYIILVSFAFNVYGIETAAAENKDDLSETKTAPFVLDVPDSIPCAASQTGLVVDEFQAVEDTILPPCDIIFFKSGKLEYCKIIETSPTTISYKMCDYVDGPTIIVNKSTVQKIRYANGREEIIIAEKTAPINAYVKPPKDKLATLSLIFGLSSIGIALLVGIVFIPLVLAGIILGIISLAKIARRRGELRGKGAAITGILLCALVLLLLAL; from the coding sequence ATGAAATACCTATATATAATCCTTGTTTCGTTCGCTTTCAATGTATACGGCATTGAAACAGCTGCAGCAGAAAATAAAGATGATCTGTCAGAAACAAAGACAGCACCTTTTGTTTTAGATGTTCCTGATTCAATTCCATGTGCAGCCAGCCAAACGGGTTTAGTGGTGGATGAGTTTCAAGCGGTTGAGGATACAATCTTACCGCCGTGTGATATTATTTTTTTCAAATCCGGCAAACTGGAATATTGTAAAATAATAGAAACAAGCCCTACAACGATATCCTATAAAATGTGTGATTATGTAGACGGCCCAACAATTATTGTAAACAAATCAACGGTTCAAAAAATACGGTATGCAAACGGAAGGGAAGAAATTATTATAGCGGAGAAAACGGCTCCGATAAATGCGTACGTTAAACCTCCCAAGGATAAACTGGCAACACTGTCGTTGATTTTTGGACTATCCTCAATAGGTATAGCGCTTTTGGTTGGTATTGTATTTATTCCGCTTGTTCTTGCAGGAATTATATTAGGCATTATAAGTCTTGCTAAAATTGCAAGAAGAAGAGGGGAATTACGAGGCAAAGGTGCTGCAATAACAGGGATTTTACTTTGCGCACTTGTACTTCTGTTACTGGCACTTTAA
- a CDS encoding SMP-30/gluconolactonase/LRE family protein — MKKYLSVLSIVLIFGCTQTQQQKKNVDVTATLKWQTDTVLKVPESVIYNPEDKFIYVSNINGKADSTDGNGFISRLNLDGKISELEWVKGLDAPKGMGIYKGKLYVTDIHKLVIIDIATASIEKSIVIDSAEFLNDVTIDAKGDVYFTDSGAKRIHLYKDGTVTLWTKDPLLIMPNGILALENSLRIIDMGTGLFYDADYSTKKLTGVADTIPGGDGVMQISKNEYIISCWPGEVYYVNEAAVKKILDTKAAKLNAADAWYIDGENLLVVPTFYGNSVMAYTITKE; from the coding sequence ATGAAAAAGTATCTAAGTGTATTGTCTATAGTATTGATATTCGGCTGTACGCAGACACAACAACAGAAAAAAAATGTAGATGTTACAGCAACATTAAAATGGCAGACTGATACGGTTTTAAAAGTTCCCGAATCAGTTATTTATAATCCGGAAGATAAATTTATTTATGTATCAAACATCAACGGGAAAGCAGACAGCACTGACGGGAACGGATTTATTTCCCGATTAAATCTGGATGGAAAAATTTCAGAATTAGAATGGGTAAAAGGTCTGGATGCACCCAAAGGAATGGGTATTTACAAAGGCAAACTATATGTAACGGATATCCATAAGCTGGTAATTATTGATATCGCAACAGCATCAATCGAAAAATCCATTGTGATTGATAGCGCGGAGTTTTTGAACGACGTAACAATAGATGCAAAAGGAGATGTATATTTTACAGATTCAGGTGCGAAAAGAATTCATTTATATAAAGATGGCACAGTTACATTATGGACAAAAGATCCATTATTGATTATGCCGAATGGCATTCTTGCCCTTGAAAATTCTCTGCGTATTATTGATATGGGCACGGGATTATTTTATGATGCAGACTATTCAACAAAAAAACTAACGGGTGTTGCAGATACCATACCGGGTGGAGATGGTGTAATGCAAATTTCAAAAAACGAATACATTATATCCTGCTGGCCGGGCGAAGTATATTATGTAAATGAAGCAGCCGTTAAGAAAATATTAGATACAAAAGCGGCGAAACTAAATGCTGCAGATGCCTGGTATATTGACGGTGAAAATTTATTGGTTGTACCGACATTTTACGGGAATTCTGTTATGGCATATACAATTACAAAGGAATAA